In Leptospira harrisiae, a genomic segment contains:
- a CDS encoding Cys-rich protein, which yields MKHGNWILTLALALFLVNCQDIVEKKCQAACEVFISCTEEELKLTLAPDVKRTGRIQCMDGCTTHNSDILQCYDQEPNSCKGFGQCLIQIGTLE from the coding sequence GTGAAACACGGTAATTGGATCTTAACTCTGGCGTTAGCTCTATTTTTAGTTAACTGCCAAGATATAGTGGAAAAAAAATGCCAAGCAGCATGTGAGGTTTTTATTTCTTGTACAGAAGAAGAACTAAAACTCACGTTAGCACCAGATGTCAAACGAACTGGTCGGATCCAATGTATGGACGGATGTACCACACATAATAGCGATATTTTGCAATGTTATGACCAAGAACCCAATTCCTGCAAAGGATTTGGACAATGCCTGATCCAAATTGGTACTTTAGAATGA